Genomic window (Neurospora crassa OR74A linkage group VI, whole genome shotgun sequence):
ggaatTATGCCCAAAGCTATTGCTTCGAGACTTCAAGCTGTGTGTATCTTGTTTGCACTTCCGGGCCAATAACCCCCTGCGTCGGTACTGTTTAATGTCCGAATGTTTCTcgccttttctcttcttgcaCGTCACGGCGTCAATGAAAAACTCCTGCAGTTCAATCCTCTCATTGCTAACCGGGACTTCTCTGCTTGTGTCGCTTCTCCTTTTTCCAAACCAAGAGGTGCGCTACTAGGAAGCTGCGATTATCGTGTTTTGTCATAACTACTTGTCAGAACCTGAAGGATCGTCTGGCGCATTATAAGTGACATGGCATGGCGATTGTGTCGCAACGAACGAAGTTTGGTTGTCGAAGGTTGCATCGATATGTCACACAATAGAAGAAATTGAAAACGGAGTTCTGAACCCAATGCATCGCTTCAAATACAACTGTCAGATGACTAAAACCATGAACAAGTAAGGGCAACCAGGTAGTAAACGGCAATAATATCGTGAGGCGTGCCAATATAATTGATGCATCCTTTgttggaaagaaagagagtaTAACAAAGGGAGGTGGAACTGCTGTGACAATTTGgggaaataaaaagtaaaaaaaagatgTGTTCGTGATCCGACCCAGGCTCGATCTGGGGACCTTCAGTGTGTTAGACTGACGTGATAACCAACTACACCATCGGACCAGTTGTGGATatttaggtttattataataggagtCCTATAAGCCAGAAGTGACTCAATCCAGTGGCATCTTTGCATTTCCTCATCATGAACCCTCGAAACGACTTCACAAGCAGCAAACATCGATACCTGTCATTAACAACATGAAAATGGCACTGCGTTCCTCTGGCACCGGCGTCATACTCATCGGTTTACTCAACCTCCTTTGCCTACCAATAGGCATCGGCATACCGTTGTTGCTCTGCGCAAACATAGATAATAGAGGAGCAGGCAGCGTCGAGGTCACTCTCGACTGCACATCAAGTTTCCCCATAAATACCTCCGCGTTCATCGTAGAAGCGCGAATCTTATGAGATTCCGGCTACAGGATCTGCCGACTTCAGGCGATCAGAGTCAGCGAGCCAGCCTCAGAGTCGGGAACTTCTTAGAGAATGTAGCTGAAGAGAACAACATGTTCCTCCGAAGCCTGGACCCTTGAGTAACTCGAGTCTTTGCGGTACATGGTATCATGAGAATGTAAGACGGGCCGGAAGAAGTAACCGAAGTGGACCCCCCGGACACCGAGAAACGTGGATTTGGTCGCGGCTCCGGATTTTAATTGCAGAAGTGGAAATTATCTCGGTCCGGGACAGTCGCGCGCCGGCGCACATATGAATCCGAGGCCGAAGCACTGGCATCGAGGTGCAGCAAGCAACAAGCAACAGGTAACAAGGCGATCGCAGCCCAATCTTGAGGATATTGCCGGCTTTCCGTTCTGTTCCGTTCTGTTGACTGTGCTCACTCACTTCAAGTTAATCGCAGTTTTGTGTTGGGGATGAACATGCTCAGCTGGAACCGATTTGCCAAGGGGATACCAAAGCAGGTCAAGCGAGCCAACCTAAGCTTGCAGATGCTGCGGGGAAGAAGGTCCAATCATTGGATCTAGAATCGAGAGAAATGCGGGGGAGGCCCGAGTGCTGAATCCAGTTTGTTTTTTTAGCGGCCGGCTCGCGAGCCGACGACTTTAGTTTTCTTGCTCCAGTCTCCAGGATTGTGATTTCCGAGCTCGAGCTTTCATGTTGTTCGCTCAACTGTTGGAAGTCCAAGTTGCTCGAGAAAGAGCTTGTGAAAGTTGGAAAGTGTGTAGTTACACAGTGTTGGCGAGTGAGGTCATGAATGTCAGCCACAAAGCAGATGGTAAGAGATGGCGGCCTCTCATATTGTCGGATTGTCAACTTGACATGTTCGTTCTTGTCGGTCACATTATTCAATTGTGTGATGTGGACGTGCTTTTTGGAGTTCGATTGGAGATGCGCTTGCCCCTGCGCAATGCTTCCACTGTGGGGAACACACCTGAACGGAGTGTCTCCGCAAGGTACGTACCAAAGGCGGTGGGCAGTGAAATGTTCCTGGCGACTTGGTTGAAAGCTGGCccggggggaaaaaaagccTTGAGTTTCCTTATGGGACAAACATCAAAAAACGTGCAACTGAAACATCAAATTGATCAATTGCTCAGGTTCTGGATCAGGCATCTTGGCTCTTGAGTAGCGTACGTTTCATGGAGATGATGTGACCTGTGATATCCATTTTGTTTGAGAATGGAAGTAAAATGGTTCCGGCCTAGGTTTCAGATCCACCACAGGTCTACTGCAGAATGGCCCCGCTGTGAATTTTGGGAGAGCTCCTGCTGTGTCAGGGACACCATGGGCATTCTTCCAATCAGCCGCCATTACGGGCAACCAACGATTCTCACACCAAATAAAAAAGTAGTCTACTTTCAGACGTGTTTCTCTAccaaataggtaggtagtgttcGGATAGACAAGAGTGTCGACAAAAACGGCCGTTGGTGGTCGTTGGTGTCCGTGAACAGCCAAGCAGCGAGAGAATGCGAAATGGGTAAACGCCAAGTCTATACCTACGTCAACACTGTCACGACGCTGCACAGCGCAACCAttcctcgctctcctccaGTACCAAGCCAAGAGCAAATTTCGACTGCAGCCAAACACAAgctgtggtgttgatggtgtgCAAAGTAGGACAGGACCTACTTGACGAGGTTGCAGGGCAACCTTTCATGCGCCTGATCGAGTTTCGCAGGGCAGCAGTGTTAGGTTGCTTGAGACTTTCCATCTCCATGCTTCAGACGGGGCAAGAGCTGCCATTCAGACCCAAGAGGGCCAGGGCAGCCCAGGGTTCTCCAGGGGTATAAGGTTGCGAGCGCGACCATCCACGGCTGCCGGGAATGTATTAAGTTCCATGGCTGGCCATCTCTTTGGCTTCTCCAGCTgcaacttttctttttttcgtgCCCGTGACGTCGGTATTCCCACTTGGGGGTCCGAAACCAACCAACAGCATCGCCAAAAGATCCAACCACCCTTGACTACCTAACCACCCCGGGGGAGCCTCAAGAAGGCCAGACGCCCACAGGCCGTCGCCAGCTACTCGCGCACGCTCTCTTCAACTACgacctctttttcttttcttcttttttttttcttcatatACAACCGGCACGTCTATCGATCGAAGCACGAGTAGTACCACCAAAAAGCACACTTGCAACTGACGAGtggtcgctgtcgctgtctcCGAACCATCTCACCTCCATCATGGCTCCGTCCACTGCCCCGCCCGCGCTCGCCGCGAGCGGTCCAACCCTGTTCGGCATTCCTATGAAGCAGGTTTCATTGATCACCGTAGGAGGCCTGCTCGACTTCGTTGTCAAAAGGCGAGAGATTTACTAACGTGACCGAACGTGTGGTGTAGTTGACATTCCAAAACTCGGCGCTTATACTGGTATGTGTACCTTGCTGGCCAAGCTGGCGTGGGTGCTATCAGTCGCGGTATCGTCAACTAACATCACGGCCGATCAGATAATGCACTACTCGCGAATCATGACACCACCCGGCGACCATCGATACTTTGCCTCGACTGCCGTCCTTCTCAACGAAGTCATCAAGCTCGCAATCTCTTTGACTTGCTCCATCTACGAGGTCTCGAATACCCTAGCCCCGCAAACACCCTTGACGGTTATCCTGGAACAAATCTACAACTCGGTCTTTgctggagatggatggaagctGGCTATCCCCGCCGTGCTATACACACTCGAGAACACGCTGCAATATGTAGCTTTGGGGAATTTGGATCCCGTCCACTTCCAAATTCTCTTTCAACTCAAGGTATGCGCCCTGACGCGTTGGGTTAAGAACACGTTGGAGGGGACGGAAACTGACACTGTTTAGATTATCACTACCGCTTTCTTCAGCGTCGTTATGCTCGGCCGCACACTGGGTATCAAGCGCTGGCTATCCCTTGTCGTACTCACCTTCGGCGTTTCCATCGTCTCCCTCCCTTCATCGAATGACAACTCTTTGACGATCCACGACTTCAGCGATCACTTCTTCCCCCGATCTGTCCACGAGCTAGGCCAAGCCGCTGGCGCGACCTTTGACGTGGCGCGCGAGTTGACAAAGAGGGGTATGGAAGGCTTGGCCACGGAGCTCACCAAGCGCTCGGCAACATACGAGGGCATCAAGGAGGATCAAGATGGTGGCCGCCTGGTGATGAACTACTCCGCTGGATTGACAGCCTGCCTGGTTGCTGCTGTCGTGTCAGGCGTGACGGGTGTTTACTTTGAGAAGGTGCTCAAGGATTCCTCCACCAACGTGTCAGTATGGACTCGCAACATTCAACTCTCCTTCTATTCACTTTTCCCCGCCCTCTTTGTCGGGGTCATTTACAACGACGGCGAGGAGATTGCGAAGCACGGGTTTTTCGATGGTTACAACAGCATCGTTTGGACTGCCATTGTCTTTCAGGCAGTGGGAGGGTTGCTATCCTCCATCTGCATCAACTACGCCGACAACATCGCAAAGAACTTCGCTACCAGCATCAGCATTGTTATAAGCTGCGTGTTCagcgtcttcttctttgactttgacATGACCTCTTCGGTATGTTTCCCTCCCGTCAACGTCTCCGACGGCCGTTCGCTAACTCCCTCTTCTCTGCAGTTCATCATTGGCACTGCCCTTGTGATTGGATCTACCTATCTCTACAGCACACCCGACAGAAAGCGGTCTCGACCGCCTCCCATCAACATTGTAGATTACGAAAAGATCTCGATCGATCATACTCCGAGATTGTTGGACCAGAACCTACTGAATGTCAACCCCATGGATTCCGCCAGGGCAACCTCGAGACCCTCCTCACCATCGCCATTAGCCCGCACACCATCGTCTAGGGGCAAGTTGTTGGACGAGTGAACGTAAAGACGGCACACGAGCGAACAAATGATTGAACATGGGGGCAACCCACGGTGGGTAGACTCCGGGGAACGGCTTCAAAGCGGAGAAAGTGTTTCGCCCAAAATaaagacaaagaaaaaaaaaaaaaaccgaaaaGAAACCGACGTGCACAGGCTGCTAGGAATGGCTGCTGTGAGGCTTTGAGTGGTCTACTATCACTACATACGTCCCTTCTTGGGAACTTGGAATTGACGGAGGCTGCGTTATGATGGCATGAGCGTATGAGAGATACCAGGACATGAGCTTTTTGGGTTTGTATATGCATATGCGCGAGCAGAACCGGCGCTCTGGATACACGACCGATGCTTAGGGGAAAAGGGAGTtgcaagaaggaagatgggATTCGGGTTCGGCCAGGGCAGGTTCAGTTCCTCCTGTTCTAGGCATGGGAGGAATGAGATGCCATCGTtcacacaacacaacaagaACAATGAAAATCCGAAAAGCGATTTGCATGTAGTATTAAACTACATTTTGTATACAAATATCCCATTCTCTCACTTCAAGCTCCTAAAATGATCCAGTTCGCTCATGGGCCAAGCTAAACCTCGATCATGCTTTTTGGGACGGGCCAGCCAAGGAGGTCAGTCATCTCGCTCATGCAGTTCACCCATCGAATTCCAGGTTTGGGCTGGATGGGCATCCAGTGCGGAAGGAGCGGAGGGGTAAATTTCAAACGGCTCCTCATGATCAGTGTCGTAAGGGAAGGCACGTCGGGCCCTCGCCGCATCGGTAGTCATACCGCGGTTGGTTCCGG
Coding sequences:
- a CDS encoding UDP-galactose transporter Gms1, which produces MAPSTAPPALAASGPTLFGIPMKQVSLITLTFQNSALILIMHYSRIMTPPGDHRYFASTAVLLNEVIKLAISLTCSIYEVSNTLAPQTPLTVILEQIYNSVFAGDGWKLAIPAVLYTLENTLQYVALGNLDPVHFQILFQLKIITTAFFSVVMLGRTLGIKRWLSLVVLTFGVSIVSLPSSNDNSLTIHDFSDHFFPRSVHELGQAAGATFDVARELTKRGMEGLATELTKRSATYEGIKEDQDGGRLVMNYSAGLTACLVAAVVSGVTGVYFEKVLKDSSTNVSVWTRNIQLSFYSLFPALFVGVIYNDGEEIAKHGFFDGYNSIVWTAIVFQAVGGLLSSICINYADNIAKNFATSISIVISCVFSVFFFDFDMTSSFIIGTALVIGSTYLYSTPDRKRSRPPPINIVDYEKISIDHTPRLLDQNLLNVNPMDSARATSRPSSPSPLARTPSSRGKLLDE